In Nevskiales bacterium, the DNA window AACTGGTCAAGGCGCTGATCGGCGTGCGCGGCGCGCTCACCGCGGTGGGCGACGACGACCAGTCGATCTACGCCTGGCGCGGCGCCCAGCCGCAGAACCTGCGCCTGCTGGCCGAGGACTATCCGCAGCTGAAGATCATCAAGCTGGAGCAGAATTACCGCTCCAGCCGGCGCATCCTCAAGGCCGCCAACCACCTCATCCGCCACAATCCGCGCCCCCTGGGCGAGAAAAACCTGTGGAGCGAGCTCGGCCACGGCGAGCCGATCCGCGTCCTCGTCTGCAAGCACGCCGAGCACGAGGCCGAAAAGGTGGTGACCGAGCTCATCACCCACCGCTTCAAGAGCCGCGCCGCCTATCGCGACTACGCCATCCTCTACCGCAGCAACCACCAGTCGCGGCTGTTCGAAAAGGTGCTACGCGAACATCGCGTGCCCTATCAGCTTTCCGGCGCACAGTCGTTTTTTGACAACGCCGAGGTCAAGGACCTGCTGGCCTATCTGCGCCTGCTCACCAACCCAGAAGACGACGCCGCCTTTTTGCGTATCGTCAACACCCCGCGCCGCGAGATCGGTCCCGCTACCCTGGAGAAGCTGGCCGGCTATGCCGCCGGGCGCGGCATCCCCTTGCTCCAGGCCTGTTCCGAGTTGGGTCTGCGCGCGGTGCTGGAGGAGCGGGCTGCGCTGCGCCTTGCCCAGTTCGCCCACTGGCTCGAGGAGCTCGCCGAGCGCGGCCGCCACGGCGAGCCGGTGGCGGCGGTGCGCGATCTCATCCAAGAGATGCGCTACGCCGAGTGGCTCAAGGATCAGGCCAGCAACCCCAAGACCGCCGAGCGGCGCATGGCCAACGTGCTGGAGCTGGTGGACTGGCTGGCACGCATGGGCGAAACAGCCGAAGGCGCTGCATCGACCCTGGCCGAGCGGGTGGCCAGGCTCACCCTCTATACCCTCCTCGACCAGGGCCAGGACGCGGGCGAACGCGACGCCGTCCATCTCATGACCCTGCATGCCGCCAAGGGCCTGGAGTTTCCGCACGTGTTCCTGGTCGGGCTGGAAGAGGACATCCTGCCCCATCGCAACAGCATCGACGGCGGCCAGATCGAGGAGGAGCGGCGGCTGCTGTACGTCGGCATCACCCGCGCCCAGCAGAGCCTGACCCTGAGCTACGCCCAGCGGCGCAAGCGCTACGGCGAGTGGGAGGGCTGCATCCCCAGCCGCTTCCTGCAGGAACTGCCGGCGGAGGAACTGGAATGGGAGGGCGCAGGCCAGGAGGTCGCCCCGGAGCTGCGCCAGGAGCGCGGCCGGGCGCACCTGGCCAACCTGCGCGGACTGCTGGGGCGTGGCTAGTCGCTGCCGGGGAAGATCCAGAACGGCCGGCGCCGGTTCTCCCGGCGCTCGCGTATCTGCAGTTCCCAGTACTCGCGCGCGGCGAGGCGCTCCACCGCCGCCTGGAAGGTGGCCTGAGGCTGCTCCCGGCAATAGTCGGTGAGTCGCTGCAGAGGCTTGGGATCGTATGGCCGCCACAGGTCGTCGGCGTTGAGATCGGCGCCGCTCAGCACCGCGCTGGTATAGGGGGCGCGGGCATTGAGGCCGGTGATGAAGCCGAGCATCCACTGTTCGTACAGTGCCCGCTCCGGCGTGCCGTCGCCATGAGCGTTGTAGTCGCTGCAGGGTTGTCCACCCAGGCCGGTCACGGGTTTGGCCACCGCCGGGCGCGGCTCACT includes these proteins:
- the rep gene encoding DNA helicase Rep codes for the protein MDTLNPQQRAAVRYIDGPLLVLAGAGSGKTRVITQKIAYLIRDCGIPARAIAAVTFTNKAAREMQERVGKLLKSGEVQGLRVSTFHTLGLDIVRRELKALGYRPGFSIYDARDSLQLIQALAAQEDEAEASRIQWLISHWKNALVSPEAALAEARDAATLSAARVYGVYQKQLLAYNALDFDDLIGQPLRLLGERPDIREAWQGRIRYLLVDEYQDTNACQYQLVKALIGVRGALTAVGDDDQSIYAWRGAQPQNLRLLAEDYPQLKIIKLEQNYRSSRRILKAANHLIRHNPRPLGEKNLWSELGHGEPIRVLVCKHAEHEAEKVVTELITHRFKSRAAYRDYAILYRSNHQSRLFEKVLREHRVPYQLSGAQSFFDNAEVKDLLAYLRLLTNPEDDAAFLRIVNTPRREIGPATLEKLAGYAAGRGIPLLQACSELGLRAVLEERAALRLAQFAHWLEELAERGRHGEPVAAVRDLIQEMRYAEWLKDQASNPKTAERRMANVLELVDWLARMGETAEGAASTLAERVARLTLYTLLDQGQDAGERDAVHLMTLHAAKGLEFPHVFLVGLEEDILPHRNSIDGGQIEEERRLLYVGITRAQQSLTLSYAQRRKRYGEWEGCIPSRFLQELPAEELEWEGAGQEVAPELRQERGRAHLANLRGLLGRG